The Comamonas sp. GB3 AK4-5 genome includes a region encoding these proteins:
- a CDS encoding glutathione S-transferase gives MSTALPVLYSFRRCPYAIRARLALAHAGLACELREVNLRAKPQALLDASPKGTVPVLVLQDGTVIDQSLEVMLHALRANDPDAWLAPTAGSLQDMLALIERNDGFFKQALDRCKYPERYSAEEVNQAQTDAITWLAELDAQLAETGYLFGQNPSLADMALRPFVRQFARIDEAQWAEQPWPHLQDWLQRWIDSALFAEVMETYPGWVPGSTGPTFSTDSVESD, from the coding sequence ATGTCCACCGCCCTGCCCGTTCTCTATTCCTTTCGCCGCTGTCCCTATGCCATCCGCGCCCGGTTGGCGCTGGCGCATGCGGGGCTGGCCTGCGAGCTGCGGGAAGTGAATCTGCGCGCCAAGCCGCAGGCGCTGCTGGATGCCTCGCCCAAGGGCACGGTGCCGGTGCTGGTGCTGCAGGACGGCACGGTGATCGACCAAAGCCTGGAAGTGATGCTGCACGCGCTGCGCGCCAATGACCCGGATGCCTGGCTGGCGCCCACGGCCGGCAGCCTGCAAGACATGCTGGCGCTGATTGAGCGCAACGACGGCTTTTTCAAACAGGCGCTGGACCGCTGCAAATACCCCGAGCGCTACAGCGCCGAGGAAGTGAACCAGGCCCAGACCGATGCCATCACCTGGCTGGCGGAGCTGGACGCACAGCTGGCCGAGACAGGCTATCTGTTTGGCCAGAACCCCAGCCTGGCCGATATGGCGCTGCGCCCCTTTGTGCGCCAGTTCGCCCGCATTGACGAAGCGCAGTGGGCCGAGCAGCCCTGGCCCCATCTGCAAGACTGGTTGCAGCGCTGGATCGACTCTGCCCTGTTTGCCGAGGTGATGGAAACCTACCCCGGCTGGGTGCCCGGTAGCACCGGCCCCACGTTCAGCACGGACAGCGTGGAGTCCGACTGA
- a CDS encoding DUF817 domain-containing protein, translating into MHRPVPDHLTGFKRFAWEFWFFGLKNARSCLFVGLFFGAVFAMPRAGLWGMPRYDLLLIAALAIQFAMVATRLETWDELKAITLFHVVGFALEVFKTSSGIKSWAYPDFAYTKLWGVPLFSGFMYAAVGSYIIQAWRLFELRILHHPPHWMGALIAVLIYANFFTHHYIGDYRWYLAACALGLYARTTVLYRPLDRDRRMPLLLAFVLIGFFIWLAENISTFAGVWSYPNQLGAWSAVHVGKWSSWSMLVVMTFTIVANLKHIKRHIHVPA; encoded by the coding sequence ATGCACCGCCCCGTCCCCGATCACCTCACAGGGTTCAAGCGCTTTGCCTGGGAGTTCTGGTTCTTTGGTCTGAAGAACGCGCGCAGCTGCTTGTTTGTGGGCCTGTTCTTTGGCGCCGTATTCGCCATGCCCCGCGCCGGCCTGTGGGGTATGCCGCGCTACGACCTGCTGCTGATCGCCGCCCTGGCCATTCAGTTCGCCATGGTGGCCACGCGGCTGGAGACCTGGGACGAGCTCAAGGCCATCACCTTGTTCCACGTCGTGGGCTTTGCACTGGAGGTGTTCAAGACCTCCAGTGGCATCAAGTCCTGGGCCTACCCAGACTTTGCCTACACCAAGCTCTGGGGCGTTCCGCTGTTCTCGGGCTTTATGTATGCCGCCGTGGGCAGCTACATCATCCAGGCCTGGCGGCTGTTCGAGTTGCGCATACTGCACCATCCCCCGCACTGGATGGGCGCACTGATTGCGGTGCTGATCTACGCCAACTTCTTCACCCACCACTACATAGGCGACTACCGCTGGTATCTGGCCGCCTGCGCCCTGGGTCTGTATGCCCGCACCACCGTGCTCTACCGCCCCCTGGACCGCGACCGCCGCATGCCGCTGCTGCTGGCCTTTGTGCTGATTGGCTTTTTCATCTGGCTGGCCGAAAACATCTCCACCTTTGCCGGCGTGTGGAGCTACCCCAACCAGCTGGGCGCCTGGTCGGCCGTGCATGTGGGCAAGTGGAGCTCCTGGTCCATGCTGGTGGTGATGACCTTCACCATCGTGGCCAACCTCAAACACATCAAGCGGCATATTCATGTGCCGGCGTGA
- a CDS encoding LysR substrate-binding domain-containing protein, whose protein sequence is MRRKIPSNSALQAFEAAARHGSFARAAEELALTEGAISRQIARLEAFLGMALFERVGNRVRLAPSGVRYAAQVREVLDRLERESQYLMGQPAGAASLNLAVIPTFATRWLIPRLKRFQQASPQISLHIAERMEPFVLAGSGFDAALHFEHPAWAGMRTHRLLEEVLVPVCSPSLLAEYPKDCGLDALPRLHRMQNPDAWQRYAEETGMVLTNPAVGSRFDLHAMLIEAALCGLGVALVPRLYVETELALGRLLAPWPPSQSVAKTFCLVLPEPLGLSEAPLQAFVSWIVAEAKTTSSV, encoded by the coding sequence ATGCGACGCAAAATCCCCAGCAATTCCGCCCTCCAGGCCTTCGAGGCTGCCGCACGCCACGGCAGCTTTGCGCGTGCAGCGGAGGAGCTGGCGCTGACGGAAGGCGCCATCAGCCGTCAGATTGCGAGGCTGGAAGCGTTTTTGGGCATGGCGCTGTTCGAGCGCGTTGGCAACCGTGTGCGATTGGCGCCCAGTGGCGTGCGCTATGCAGCGCAGGTGCGCGAGGTCCTTGATCGTCTGGAGCGGGAAAGCCAATACCTGATGGGGCAACCCGCGGGTGCGGCGAGCTTGAACCTGGCCGTCATTCCCACGTTTGCCACGCGCTGGTTGATTCCTCGCCTCAAGCGCTTTCAACAGGCCAGCCCGCAGATCTCCTTGCACATCGCGGAGCGCATGGAGCCTTTTGTGCTTGCGGGAAGCGGCTTTGACGCAGCGCTGCATTTTGAGCATCCCGCTTGGGCAGGCATGCGCACACACCGTTTGCTGGAAGAAGTGCTGGTTCCCGTTTGCAGCCCCTCGCTGTTGGCCGAGTACCCCAAGGATTGCGGGCTGGATGCCTTGCCGCGACTGCATCGCATGCAAAACCCGGATGCCTGGCAGCGCTACGCCGAAGAGACTGGCATGGTGTTAACAAACCCCGCCGTGGGCTCGCGCTTTGATTTGCACGCCATGTTGATAGAGGCAGCGCTTTGCGGGCTGGGCGTGGCCTTGGTGCCACGCCTTTATGTGGAAACGGAACTGGCGCTGGGCCGCTTGCTCGCTCCCTGGCCGCCGAGCCAATCCGTTGCCAAAACATTTTGCCTGGTGTTGCCCGAACCATTGGGGCTGAGCGAAGCACCGTTGCAGGCCTTTGTCAGTTGGATTGTGGCTGAGGCGAAAACGACAAGTTCTGTTTAG
- a CDS encoding MBL fold metallo-hydrolase has translation MLAQIFPSHRVGDFDITAISDGYLHAPLGLLSNIDLADATQMQSSAGQRPPEAIHINCYLLRSARHTVLIDAGAGGIKQWGGLLLQNLALAGVLPGDIDTILLTHAHPDHVGGLLNAAGQRVFPNAELVVHRSEWNFWRDDVHLSRASERARGNFQIARDVFESYHPQLRTFETGEVLPGVQAMLLPGHTQGHTGYLLTSAEESLLVWGDIVHFPHIQIQRPDVTIAFDQDAALSANTRSRMLDMASADQLWIAGMHLGELGFARIQRERSGFSLQYDHN, from the coding sequence ATGCTTGCGCAAATTTTCCCCAGTCACCGAGTGGGTGACTTCGACATCACGGCCATCAGCGATGGCTACCTCCATGCCCCGCTTGGTCTTTTGTCGAATATCGACCTCGCCGACGCCACGCAGATGCAAAGCAGCGCAGGGCAGCGCCCCCCCGAGGCCATTCACATCAACTGCTATCTGCTTCGCAGCGCCAGGCACACCGTGCTCATTGATGCGGGTGCAGGCGGCATCAAACAATGGGGCGGCCTATTGCTGCAAAACTTGGCGCTGGCTGGGGTGCTTCCCGGAGATATCGACACCATCTTGCTGACCCACGCCCATCCCGACCATGTGGGCGGGCTGCTCAACGCGGCAGGTCAGCGCGTGTTCCCCAACGCCGAGTTGGTCGTGCATCGCAGTGAATGGAACTTTTGGCGGGATGACGTGCATCTCAGCCGCGCAAGCGAACGCGCCCGTGGCAATTTTCAGATCGCTCGCGATGTGTTTGAAAGTTACCACCCACAACTGCGAACCTTCGAAACCGGAGAGGTGCTTCCTGGTGTGCAGGCCATGCTTTTGCCGGGCCACACGCAAGGCCACACGGGCTATCTATTGACCTCGGCAGAAGAGAGTCTGCTGGTGTGGGGTGACATCGTGCATTTCCCCCATATCCAGATTCAACGGCCCGATGTCACGATCGCCTTTGACCAAGATGCTGCCTTGTCTGCCAACACCCGTTCGCGCATGCTGGACATGGCCAGCGCAGACCAGCTATGGATTGCAGGCATGCACCTGGGAGAGCTTGGATTTGCCCGCATCCAGCGCGAGCGCAGCGGCTTCAGCCTGCAATACGACCACAATTGA
- a CDS encoding amidohydrolase family protein, translated as MNDRLFVNAVAADGSALHIAVQDGRIASMGSNRPALPQAEVIDLAGHLVLPGFVDGHIHLDKSFVGDRWRPHQPASNLRERLAIEKSALASARPIAERADALICQAASFGTMAMRSHVDVDATTGLDHLHAVMQAREQWKDLIDIELVAFPQAGVVSCPDTAEFLDAAIREGAQVVGGIDPSTLDGDADGQLDIIFGIADKRAAKIDIHLHEPGEICAAQMDRIAQRTRALGMEGRVAVSHAYGLGDLGTAELDRMAGLLAQAGISIMTNAPGDHGFPPILRLREAGVRVFTGNDNIQDAWWPYGNGDMLQRAMLIGYRSGFYTDEALQVALDMATVAGADVLGKRGYGLAVGNEASFVVLRAPNAAAAVAAAPCERAIVRRGRFWSGRVGGDANPLAFKPEAEA; from the coding sequence ATGAACGACCGCTTATTTGTGAATGCCGTCGCAGCCGATGGTTCTGCGCTTCATATCGCCGTGCAAGACGGCCGCATCGCCAGCATGGGCAGCAATCGCCCCGCGCTGCCGCAGGCCGAGGTCATAGACCTGGCAGGCCATTTGGTGCTGCCCGGTTTTGTGGACGGGCATATTCACCTCGATAAAAGCTTTGTGGGCGATCGCTGGCGTCCGCACCAACCGGCCTCTAACCTGCGCGAACGCCTTGCCATAGAGAAAAGCGCGCTGGCCTCGGCCAGGCCGATTGCCGAGCGCGCCGATGCGCTGATTTGCCAGGCCGCCTCGTTTGGCACCATGGCCATGCGCAGCCATGTGGACGTGGATGCGACCACGGGGCTGGACCATTTGCACGCCGTGATGCAGGCCCGCGAGCAGTGGAAGGACTTGATCGACATCGAGTTGGTGGCCTTTCCGCAGGCCGGCGTGGTGTCCTGCCCCGACACGGCTGAGTTCCTGGACGCTGCCATCCGCGAGGGTGCGCAGGTGGTGGGCGGCATTGACCCCAGCACACTGGATGGAGATGCCGACGGGCAGCTGGACATCATCTTTGGCATTGCCGACAAGCGCGCTGCCAAGATCGATATCCACCTGCACGAGCCCGGTGAAATCTGCGCGGCCCAGATGGACCGCATTGCCCAACGTACCCGCGCGCTGGGCATGGAAGGCCGCGTGGCCGTCAGCCATGCCTATGGGCTGGGTGATCTGGGCACTGCCGAGCTGGACCGTATGGCCGGCCTGCTGGCACAGGCCGGTATTTCCATCATGACCAATGCGCCGGGCGACCATGGTTTTCCGCCGATTCTGCGGCTGCGTGAAGCCGGCGTGCGGGTGTTCACCGGCAATGACAACATCCAGGACGCCTGGTGGCCTTATGGCAACGGCGACATGCTGCAGCGCGCCATGCTGATCGGTTATCGCTCGGGTTTTTATACCGACGAAGCACTGCAGGTGGCGCTGGACATGGCCACCGTGGCCGGTGCCGACGTGCTGGGCAAGCGCGGCTATGGGCTGGCAGTGGGCAACGAGGCCAGCTTTGTGGTGCTGCGCGCGCCCAATGCGGCAGCGGCCGTGGCGGCAGCGCCTTGCGAGCGTGCCATCGTGCGGCGCGGCCGCTTCTGGAGCGGGCGTGTCGGGGGAGATGCGAATCCGCTGGCATTCAAGCCCGAAGCCGAAGCTTGA
- a CDS encoding OsmC family protein, with translation MAHHKHSYRVSVAWTGNKGSGTSGYRAYGRDFTVEASGKPSIPGSSDPAFLGDKARWNPEDLLLASASACHKLWYLHLCADAGIVVVAYVDEAEGTMVGGDQGHFTQIVLRPKVTIRAGDDLQRATQLHHEAHKQCFIANSLNFPILCEATFEFAAE, from the coding sequence ATGGCACATCACAAGCACAGCTATCGCGTATCCGTGGCGTGGACAGGGAATAAGGGCAGCGGGACGTCGGGATACAGAGCATACGGTCGGGATTTCACCGTCGAGGCGTCAGGTAAGCCCTCCATCCCGGGCTCTTCAGATCCTGCATTCTTGGGAGACAAGGCCCGCTGGAATCCAGAGGACCTGCTTCTCGCGTCGGCATCAGCTTGCCACAAACTGTGGTACTTGCACCTTTGTGCAGATGCCGGAATTGTTGTTGTTGCCTATGTCGATGAAGCCGAAGGGACGATGGTGGGCGGTGACCAGGGGCATTTCACCCAAATTGTCTTGAGGCCCAAAGTGACGATCCGCGCAGGTGACGATCTCCAGCGGGCCACACAGTTGCACCACGAGGCGCACAAGCAGTGCTTCATTGCGAATTCGCTGAATTTCCCCATCCTTTGCGAAGCGACATTTGAATTCGCTGCTGAGTAG
- a CDS encoding sugar ABC transporter encodes MIYTVECSYADAQTETEWNDFYSLQKLPALISVSGFHTSQRFKVLAAGTPASVPVYLALHTINDLSVLTGDEYREKGGGNFARWQQHITNWHRNLYACVQAAPAVQAGELLLVSPHGPEALQHMGLSPLAMDAVALKGFPPQRWMAKLTVEQRHAMAALPPGIHAYEAMTEQLRKTACLQSAC; translated from the coding sequence ATGATCTACACCGTTGAATGCAGCTACGCCGATGCGCAGACCGAAACCGAGTGGAATGACTTCTACAGCCTGCAGAAACTGCCTGCGCTGATCTCTGTCAGCGGCTTTCATACCTCCCAGCGCTTCAAAGTGCTGGCCGCAGGCACCCCTGCCTCTGTGCCCGTTTACCTGGCACTGCACACCATTAATGACCTCAGCGTGCTGACGGGCGACGAATACCGGGAAAAAGGCGGCGGCAACTTTGCCCGCTGGCAACAACACATCACGAACTGGCATCGCAACCTCTATGCCTGTGTGCAGGCCGCACCGGCCGTGCAAGCGGGGGAGTTGTTGCTGGTAAGCCCGCATGGCCCCGAGGCTTTGCAGCACATGGGACTCAGCCCATTGGCCATGGACGCGGTGGCTTTGAAGGGATTCCCGCCGCAACGTTGGATGGCCAAGCTGACGGTGGAGCAGCGCCATGCCATGGCTGCATTGCCCCCGGGCATCCACGCTTATGAAGCCATGACGGAGCAACTGCGCAAGACGGCTTGCCTCCAAAGCGCCTGTTGA